TACCCGATGAGATGATATGAACAAGAGATTTTAACAAATTATAAAAGATGTTTTTATGCATGTATAAGAAAGGTATGATACTATAAATCATGTATTATGTACTAAGTGTGATTATGCCATGATCTTACTGAGCTAATTCCCTTTAACTCACCCCACTACAGTTTCATGTCTCACAGATCAGGTGGCACAGAGGAAAGGTCAATTgatgagaattgaagaaatatatttttggaGGATTAAACgtattttattgtatttggtACATTGGGTACATGATTTATATGATTTGATTTAtggagatttgatttttatatttGAGTTTTATAGATTTTATGTATATTTGATGAAATTGATCAGAGTGCACAGCGGAAGCACGGTGGGTCCTGAGAATAGTAAGAGGAATAGTAGAAGTGGGTCCATGATTAGTTGAGTAAAGTTTTAAGGTTTCAAAGTTGATTGGTCATTTTTATATCGTTATTTAACGATGGCCTGCAAAGTATCTCTCCCAGATTTGGGGGCGTTACACAACATGCTCCCATCAACCTTCGAAGGTTTCACAAAACCAAGCTTCATCCCATCAACTCGTTCCAAGGATTTAGCAGAGACAAGATTTGCCCATGTTCTCCATCACCTTGTTGTTTCCCTTTATCTATCGGacctccatcaccatcatcactaTCAGTACGGCTACCTTCCCCAACATAGAACTTTCTACCACCATCTCTCTCACCCAAAATTCCCCCAAGGGATTGGATAGCCAATCCTGTGGAAGAAGAAAGGGCAGCCATGGCCAAACACTAGACTTCCTCACCGTGATGATATCATAATCCTTGGTCCTTTCGGCATCCATGggactcaaccccataaattggtttctttctttcattcagtCATACTCAAATGTGCTCATTGACCATGTACGACAAAAAAAGGAACTTGAATCCTTTGTAGCGCAATAGGGCGTCTGGCGAGCATTTAACGTCCAAAAACGCCTTAGGCTGCATGTGACCTCCTAGGACTTTGTTTCTGAGTGtttctgaccattggatgcgTGCCAAACGCCCTATTGCGCCACAGAAGAATTCAGTTCCAAAAAAACATGTCTAAATagtaaaagaattaaaataaattttataaataacaattatttctttataaaatatttacagTAAAACAAATGCAACCTTAGAGACACTTATTTTTGTTattgataattaaaataaagttGAAGGGGGAAAAAGATAGAGAGAAACAATTGGACCGAGTTTGAAAAAGATAGAGAGAAACAattggaccaagttttcctgcAACCACAGAGAATGGGAATTCAAACACAGTGGATGATCCAGGCCACCTTATggggaaggggggaagggggggggggagaggtggAATTTCCAACCTTCGATTGCATGATGAACCTCACTGTGTAATCAAGGAAACTTTGTCCTTAACAATTCGTCCTCTTACTTCAAACAGAAGAACAGAGAAAACGATGGTATAGACCAATCATTCAATCGACGGTGAAGGGTTGCGTCTCCCTCTTAAGTTGTTTCCCCAGTTAGAAATCCACCTTGGGCCTATATATCTAGGATAACCCAATGATAAAAGGACCAAGACAAGTTAACTAGCTTCCCTTGTTAGAAAACATTGTTCAGGATCAATTTGATTCCATTCCTTACTGGTAATGATTAAAAGAAACTGAGGGATAAATGATACTGCTATAGATAATTTGTGAAAGTAAATCCAGTCCCAAAGTATGTAAAGAAGATTCCCTCCAATGTTTGTTGGATATAAGGACCAAGAATAACTTTTGTAAAGAGATTcaatctcctcattcatggcaacaATCCACTGAGTGAAAATAGAACCCATGATAACCTCTTGATAAGTAGAGGGCTCTTCTATGTTCTCAACTACAAataatgcataagcaacaaaatCAGTGTACCTTCTAACGCCTTGTACAACCCTTGCGTGACAAGCTTTTATCTTGATACGCCATAGGCTAAAACTACTTCTCCAgtcaaatttctctttctcatacttagcagttgAGACGTGTTCAGCCACTGTAACAAAACACCGGTAACTACTTGGCTCTAACACCACATTGTTGAGGGTAAACCAAGAAATAGCGGAAGTCACCTACTAAATGCTGGTCTTAATTACACGAGAAAAAAAGATGCAAAACATATACACACAAGATAATTTACGTGGTTCAGCTTTTAGCTTACGTCCACCGGTGAAGACAAGAAGATGAATTCACTATCAAGCAACTGGAGAATACAAGAACACTCTCACACTAACCCAAAGCTACACCCATCGGAACTCTTCCTATTTCTTACACTGAAATATTAGAGTTCAATGGGGGGTATTTCTGCTTTAGGTAAGTGTGAGAGAGTGTTCTTATGTTCTCCAGTTGCTTGATAGTGAAATCATATCAGTGTCTACACCCGCGGACATTCGGCTAAATCttgtttctagtgtgtgtgtgtgtgtgtgtgtgtgtgttttgcatcatttttcTCGTGCCATTAAGACCCGCAGTTGGTAGGCAATTTCCGCTATTTCCTGGTTTATCAACACAAACTACAACCCATATGGGTTCAATCAttcctttgttcttttttgTAATGTGATCACTACTTCAATCTTCCTCTAAAAAGGCATCCATGCATAActcaaccaaaacaaaataCCTGAACTTGGTGGTGTAAAAGATATGCTCTGATGTTCCTGATGACCAAACGATCACCTCCTTGTCCATTTCCTAGATTTCCTTGATAGTGCTGATGAAGTGAAAGAGCTGCAATCATAGGTATACTAATCATACCCTTGGAATCAACGAACCATTGATCAATCTCTTCAATGGCTTAACTGACTTGGTACCAGTATCTTGATGTCAAGGTACAGCATTGAGAAGCATTACAAGAACAAGCAGAGGATCATTGCTGTGCTCCTTATTATAATCCTCAGTGTCATTCAGACCATCTTTAGTCTCCCTTCGATTGTAGTTGTAGCTCTGTAGTTGATTGGTGCTGCATCCCTTACCAAAATTCATTACCCTTTCCACTCCTCTGGCTGATATTAACTCTGTTTCGCACCAATTTCTAGCCATTGTAGTACCCcatttcttttccctccctttTGGGTGCATTTATATATGAATTTGAGCCAAAAAGAGTGGAAGCTTTAGTACTGAACTTGCCTTACCTGGTCAATTTATCCAATTCTATTGTCCTTTGCCAATTTGATATCTCAACGGGTCTTCAAAACCATAAGTTCAACAACCTACACAGCCATAGGGCTTCTGATAAACAGATCAAAGGTGGGGATAAAAGGCTGATGACTCCCAAGAGCCCTTATTGACGGAGTCATTTGGCACCTCGATGTCCACTCATCACATCCTAAAGTAGAAAAAGGTCCCAAGGGTTCAATTGTATGCTGATTCAAGTAGTACATGAGCTGAGTTTAGAACGTCCGAGACAGTTCAGTTCCTATCTACCATTGTTGTTAAAAGGGGGAATTAAGGAGCAAAGCGTAGGACACGAGGATTGGGTTGGGCCAACCTATGGTGTACAAGTAGTTATGCcaatagcagctctgggcagctaAGTTGGTAAGGAAGAATTTTTGCGCCATTGGAAATCCTTCTCTATTTGAGTTCTCGTACAAAGTTTTCTAACGAAACTTTGATAAGCGAGAGGTGCAAACACCGCAACGTGTGAAGTGATCTCATACTAAAAGAAACAAGTTTCATTTTGCAGCCACACCTTTAGCTGCcaccccatacttgactttctCATGAACCTCCGCTAGCTCCCATGCAACCAAGCAACGGAGCACACAGAACAGTGTATGCTGGGAAAATCAGAACATTTTAACGTCCACAGAAAAAGGGCCCCAACAAATCCAAACCCAACCTTTGATGCTTGAAACTCGTTTCTAACCAGTTGGACAAGTAGAATGGAAGATCCAATCTTTATTTACTACAGATATGACGTTAGTTTTCGACTAACACCAAAAATACTGAGTTTGCACCTAGCAATCAACTTTTTCACTTCAGTCAGATTGAGATCCAAATTTATCTTCTAATGTTCCAAACAGCTAAATTAAACATATACTATTAAACCAAAATGCTTTATCTGGATGGTTATTCATTAAATTTGGTACTCATGGAGTATGTTCTGTTTGATCACTTATCTTACCAAAAGAGTTGGGAGTCCCATGATACCTGACAACAGGCAGCATAGGTTCCTACTTAGCTTCAGATTTAGGATACAAGGTACAAACTGCAGTTTTTGAGTGACTAAGTCAATGGGGAAGAATAAGTTCAGTTGCAGAAATTGATAAATTGCATTCTGTTTCTCACCGCAAAGCATCTGTAGGTGGCTTTCTAGTCTGCCATCCCTCAGCAAAACTGGGATAAAGTTGAGCCAGAAGATCCCGATTCAAGATAAATTCACGAGGAAGTTGCATAACCCCCAAGATGTTCACATCTTCATCAATGATGAAGCCTGACTAACACCTATTCACATTAAGTTCATAATATCAAGAGTTTTACATGTTTCATCTGAATGTTcttaaggaaatttttttgtcTTCCAAGATACACAGTTTGAGTTGTTTAATTCATAGAATCACAAATCAATCcgagaaataaaatgaaattcccAATGCATAAAAGTGCAGCCTTTGGAAACATATCCAACAATTACAGTCTTACAGCTACTAATTCTTTGTATCAGTACAGCAAAAAGTGAACTAAATCTACATAGTATGTCCTACTGTACCATAAATAAGCAGAAATCTTGGGTATTTGAGTCCATTCTGCCTTAAATATTTCAAGCAAATTTATATTGATGTTTAAGGAGATCAAATATGAATTGCACAAAAAACTGGGTAGTTACATTGACATTTACTGGTTACAGACAGTAAATTTAGATGtcaaatgaaatcttacattctaGTCCCTATCCTTTATTAAGTTGCCAATCATGTTTACCAAAGGAACTGTGCCCTTGGCCATAATCTCTATCCTAGAAGTATTGGAGGcttgagaaaatagagaaagaccGAAATATATAAGCTCGGGAAGAAACAATCGAGATGACAAGAATCCATGCCAGTAATGTGGCTCTAGATTAAAAAATGCATCAAAGAACCTCCTTGTGCCTTGTAAATCAAGCTTGAGCAGAACATCCATACCAAAGCAGAAAAATTCCCTCTGCCTCCTCCTCTCTATGGGCCACAAATCTTTCCAAACTTCGGCAGACATTTCATCCCCTGAAAGCCGTCTCTCAGAGCCAAGGTACTGAACTATCGAGTTTGCAACTACCGGAGCGGCTGCAAGAGTTCTTGCCACCATATAACCAGTTGAGGGGTGCACCATACCTGCAGTTCCACCTATTCCTACGACTCTCTGAGGAAGCACGGGAAGAGGGCCTCCCATTGGAATAACacatctctcatcttcttcaatgCTTTTCACTTTTATACCTAAGTGTCTCAACCTAGCTACCATCCTTTCCTGTATCTCTTCCATTGGAACTCCAGGTCGGGCGACAAGAGAAGTCTCTTCCAGAAAAATCTGTTTGGATGAGAAGGGCATTGCATACAGAAATGTGGGGATCTTACAATTCTTTTCTCTCAACACCTCCTTGTTGGTCAGATGTGAATCTCTCCAATCCATGAAAACCATCTTATCCACATCAAAGGGGTGCTCTTCCACCTCTGCTAAGATTCCATAAGCCACTTGGTACCCAGGGTTATAGGGCTTATCATATTGCACAAGGCACCTCGAGAACCCGGTGGCATCAAGAACTATATTTGCCTGAACTGTAACTCCGTCGTTGCAAATTAAAAGAGATTTTGATTCCTCATGAATAACCTTAATAACCTTGGCTTGATGAAACTTAACACCATTTGATATGCACTTCTgcatcattttccatttcagcAACTTCCTATTTACTCTACCGTAAGGTCTATCCAGATATTTCCGTGTCTTCTCATCCAAGAACACAACGGCACCAGACCAGGTTGTGCCGAGGCAATCAAGTAGGTCCATGGCTTCAAACTCGTCTACCCAGACACCATAATTGTTTGGCCAAATCAATTTTGGAGATGGGTCAATTGAACAAACGGAGAGGCCTGCTGCAGAGACCTGTTGTGCAACAGCAAGTCCTGCAGGACCACCCCCAACGACTGCAAGGTCCACAACCAGACCCTTTGATGGGTCATACATGGGGAGCTCGACCTCAAGATTCTCTTTTTTGGTTTCCGGAACAAGCTCCAAGACAGCACTACTGCGAGCCCTAACACAAGGATTCCTCCACCATGTCCGATGAGACCTCTTGGAACCAAACCTAAAGTGGTGTTGACCCTCTGAAGAGCATAAAAGATTGCGTTTCTCTGCAAACCCATGAAGTGGGTGTAGCAATCCAAGCTTATTGTGTGCTCTTAACAGAGTACCCATGGAAATCTCAGATGGGTTTTAGAAATCTCGCAAAATCAGAAGAGGGTATCAAGAATTGCAAGTAAACTCTAACTGGACTTGGAGATTCCCGCCTTCTGACCTGAATCTCGCGAGCTTCTCTGAAATTCACAACTGAGTTTAGCTTAAAACCGCAATTGGACTCTAAGCTTTGACAATTTAAACGGGTCCGGAGAATATTTTGCAATCATATGGATACGAAGAATACGAAAGCACACTTAATTTCAGTTGAAACTAGAACACTCCCTGCCAAATTGAATTCAAGAAAAAGTGTTCGAGACTTCGAGTAGAAAGCTTACCGCAGAAGAGGCGTATATATTGGACTTGGAGACGAATATTACAGAAATTGACAAACCATCAGGAAAACACCAGAGGAATTAGAGCTTTAGCGGCCATCGTCGTCGATAAATATTAGTGCGTCTCAGAATTTCGCATAGAAGATGACCTGTGCGTGGTGGGTTTGCTTTCCCCCGTCATGGGTCTTGAGCCTTTGACAAAGCCAGCTGGGTTTTACTTTCCCTAATTACTTTCATGCATAGGCCTACGAAGGAAGTAGTCCTACTTATGCGATTTACCCTTACACATAGGTATAACtagtttgggttttttttttttttttgaagaattctATTCAGAAAATGGTCAATTAGACAATACAAAGTTCAAAATCTCACCCGGAACACGGGAGCCAAAACCCTCAAAGGGAAGGAAAGAACCCATTTAGACAAAGAGTGGGTTATTCCATTACAATTTCTActagaaataaaggaaaaacgtgttgaaacgcaaccctaaaacgatgcagaagataatgaaaaaaaaacaaaacaaacaatgcatacggattttacgaggttcggcaaggttgcctacgtccccggtgagatgagatcttgcttcactatcaatggagaatagggttacaacgctcttcctcgcacctctccgtattgcttgcattacagagaaagaaaccctcgctacaaatatatagggaaaaaaccctaatccgtattaaactacaattgccaccctaatccggattaaactacaattgccactctaattcggattaaactacaattgccactctaattcggattaaactacaactgaatacaagacattatacaccaacaatctccaccttggcttgaattctgtcgagcctcctataaagataacttgtagacgtcttcatcattgtacctcattaaaggcacaaacccgcacctgtttggtgcgtccctcatcttcaacaatgagtaatattaatcaagtccaaacaggactcaaacttctctgtagtaactggctttgtaagcatatctgcaggattgagatctgtatgattttttctcaagtgaatactgccttctgacacaagctccctgatcttgtgaaatctcacatcaatatgctttgtccttgcatgaaacacctgattctttgcaagatgtatggcactctgactgtcacagtgtaacactgtacctccttgctccaaccccaactcacgaaccagtccagccaaccagactccttccttggcagcctcaactattgccatgtactctgcctctgtagtggacaatgcaattgtagactgaagcatcgccctctatgatataggtccaccagccaatgtaaacacataccctgtagtagacctcctcttatctaaatcaccagcatagtcagaatcaacataacctgccaattctgtagaacttcccttgccactgaacataacacctatatctttagttttgctcaaatatctgaagatccacttaattgcattccaatgctccttccctggattactcatgtatctgctaacaacactgactgcatgagacaaatccggcctactacaaaccatagcatacgtgagactcccaactgcgctagcataagggacttgagacatctgctccacctcctcatgtgttgtagagcattccctttcagataacttgaagtggccaactaacggagtgctaactggCTTGgtcttttccatattgaaacgctctagcaccttttcaatatacctcttctgagttacccaaagtttacctgcatttctatctctaaggattttcaTGCCAAGGATTTTCTTAACGGCACCaagatctttcatctcaaattcaacacttaataaagacttcaaagagactatatcatgtttgttctttgcagcaatgagcatgtcatcaacataaagcatcaacaaaataatggaattatcacttgacactttataataaacacaactatcatactcacttcttgtgtagccaatcttcatcatgtgggactcaaagcgcttgtaccactgcctaggagattgcttaaggccttaaagcgacctcttaagcagacaaacatggccTTCCTTTCCTTgtaccttgaaaccttcaggctgctccatgtaaatctgttcctccaagtcaccatgaagaaatgcagttttcacatcaagttgttcaagctctaaatcatacatggccaccaaagcaagtagtaccctgatcgaagtgtgtttcacaactggagagaatatttcattgtagtctatcccctccttctgtgcatagcctttGGCTataagtctggccttatacctttcacgctccttcttagatgctgcctctttcttacgaaagacccatttacacccaatgatttttcttcccttgggtttttccacaatctcccaagtcttgttcttctgtagagattccatttcctccatcatagctgtcatccatttatcatgctatgcatcactcaaagcattatggtaggaagatggatcacctgtacctacagtgagagcataggcaaccatatcctcaaacccgtatctcataggtgctttgtgagtacgcttccctttaccctttgccacagtataggaaacttctactgcttcatgttgtcctggtaagtcacttgatgactcattctctcctgttgtttctaactcacctaactccacctgcacagtagaaccttctttattttcaccaactgcttgtgaattgtaatttgactttactatatgagactcatcaaacacaacgtctctgctaaccacaaccttctatgaacttggatcccacaacttgaatccctttacatctttcttaaaaccaagaaagatacactgcttagactttgagtctaacttggaacgttgctcactctcaacatgtgcataggctggacaaccaaatatttttagaatagaataatctactggttttcctgtccatacctcttcaggaattttacaatcaatcgcctttgatggagacctattgatgaggaaacatgccatgttcactgcttctgcccaaaatctcttgctcaaccttgcattcagcctcatactccgagctctttctagaagtgttctgttcatcctttcagctacaccattttgttgtggtgtctttggaaccgtgaagtgacgtgtaatcccttcagctttgcacaattctagaaacggcttatatgtgtactctccttcattatctgttctcaagtatttaattttctttcctgtcttcctttctacctcagccttccattccttaaatttaatgaacacctcacttttatgcttcatgaagtagatctaaactttccttgagtaatcatcaacaaaggtcacgaagtattctgccccacctttagattttgttgttgaaggaccccatacatcgctgtgtacataatcaagcactcctttactcttatgttttgtagttttgaaactatccttgcactgttttctgaacacacaatacttgcaaaagttcagtttacaagtttttactcccttcaacatttttcttttatgaagctccatcaatcctctttctcccatatgccctaaccgcatatgccacagataggtatcatctgtatcaaatactgcatctgtagtcacagatgctccacctataactgtgctccctatgagtctgtataggtttcctgttagctgtcccttcatgacaaccattacacccttaataactttaagaactccaccttctgctatatacttgcagccatttgagtcaagtgcccccaaagatattaagtttttccttaattctggtacatgtcttacatctgccaaggttcttactatcccatcaaacatcttgattttgatagtgcctatcccaatggtcttgcatacagcatcattccccattaggacagacccaccattatatggttgatatgtatcaaaccaatccttatgtggacacatgtgatatgaacatacagaatctaaaatccaagaatcagaaggttgattcttacctgatgatatagagagtacatctccatcatctccatctgaactgtcagccacgctagcttcctcagatgccttatctacacctttcttctttaagtctgccttcctcttcaagcactctctcttcagatgaccttccttcttgcaatagtaacaagagaccttggTCTttaccccttttgatttcgatcgactcttcccaaatcccttctgatttgatctccctctttctatctccttgtcacctccgaaaagaccttctccttgagatttcgtactactggccttcttccttgtatcattggacatgagggtagctgcaacttcatccatctcaagggtctccttcccgtacaagagagtcgttactaggtgatcatatgattctgggagtgatgacagcaacagtaacaccttgtcttcatcctcgatcttaacctccaggtttgcaagtttacttacgatctgattgaacatgttaagatgctctaatagatccgtacatTCCTCTATCtttagagaatacaattgcttcttcacgaacaacttgttcgttaaggacttcgtcatgtagatgctttcaagtttcgcccataactgtggtgcagattcgatacccacaacatattggagggcatcatcagaaagatttaatcgaatagcacttaccgccttttcctccatctcttcccaatctttgtcagtaatttttgcaggtttcttcgacttccccaacaatgttttcgccaaaccttgctatatcagaagatccttcatcctttgacgccagagggtgaaattgttcttcccattaaacctctcgatgtcatacttgacattcgatcccttccctgccatcgtgatagtaaaccctagaaaccgAAAACCtagagctttgataccaatttgttgaaacgcaaccctaaaacgatgcagaagataataaaaaaaaaacaaaacaaacaatgcacacggattttacgaggttcggcaaggttgcctacgtccccggtgatatgagatcctgcttcactatcgatggagaatagggttacaacgctcttcctcacacctctccgtattgcttgcattacagagaaagaaaccctcgctacaaatatatagcgaaaaaaccctaatccggattaaactacaattgccactctaattcggattaaactacaactgaatacaagacatcatacaccaacagtgTGGGTatctattttttccttttatggcATTAAGTGTTCgtgcaagaaaaggaagaaggtgCACaagtaaaattatatatattttaaaaactaataataataataatgaaaatgggCTTCAAACCCATCGGTTAAGGATAAAAGTAAGAGTGCGACTCATTTTGACTCTCACTTGTTCATTGTGAGAAAAGAGATGTGGCTCCTCATGACACTCTCATCATAGGGAGGGAGTGTTcataaggagagagatagaaaaaggaatgagggagggagggagggagggtggGTGGGAGGAGGGAAAAAAGAGAGCAAAAGGTGATAAAGAACAAAAGGGTGTATGGTATACcctagaagagagaaaatggatcaGGTGAAATCCACAATTTGAAAAGTTTGTGCACATGTGGAGCTTAGTGTTTCCAAGGTTTAAAGAT
The nucleotide sequence above comes from Macadamia integrifolia cultivar HAES 741 unplaced genomic scaffold, SCU_Mint_v3 scaffold3158, whole genome shotgun sequence. Encoded proteins:
- the LOC122067830 gene encoding lycopene beta cyclase, chloroplastic-like → MGTLLRAHNKLGLLHPLHGFAEKRNLLCSSEGQHHFRFGSKRSHRTWWRNPCVRARSSAVLELVPETKKENLEVELPMYDPSKGLVVDLAVVGGGPAGLAVAQQVSAAGLSVCSIDPSPKLIWPNNYGVWVDEFEAMDLLDCLGTTWSGAVVFLDEKTRKYLDRPYGRVNRKLLKWKMMQKCISNGVKFHQAKVIKVIHEESKSLLICNDGVTVQANIVLDATGFSRCLVQYDKPYNPGYQVAYGILAEVEEHPFDVDKMVFMDWRDSHLTNKEVLREKNCKIPTFLYAMPFSSKQIFLEETSLVARPGVPMEEIQERMVARLRHLGIKVKSIEEDERCVIPMGGPLPVLPQRVVGIGGTAGMVHPSTGYMVARTLAAAPVVANSIVQYLGSERRLSGDEMSAEVWKDLWPIERRRQREFFCFGMDVLLKLDLQGTRRFFDAFFNLEPHYWHGFLSSRLFLPELIYFGLSLFSQASNTSRIEIMAKGTVPLVNMIGNLIKDRD